One Mus musculus strain C57BL/6J chromosome X, GRCm38.p6 C57BL/6J DNA window includes the following coding sequences:
- the Naa10 gene encoding N-alpha-acetyltransferase 10 isoform 1 (isoform 1 is encoded by transcript variant 1), whose translation MNIRNARPEDLMNMQHCNLLCLPENYQMKYYFYHGLSWPQLSYIAEDENGKIVGYVLAKMEEDPDDVPHGHITSLAVKRSHRRLGLAQKLMDQASRAMIENFNAKYVSLHVRKSNRAALHLYSNTLNFQISEVEPKYYADGEDAYAMKRDLTQMADELRRHLELKEKGKHMVLAALENKAENKGNVLLSSGEACREEKGLAAEDSGGDSKDLSEVSETTESTDVKDSSEASDSAS comes from the exons ATGAACATCCGCAATGCTAGG CCCGAAGACCTGATGAACATGCAGCACTGCAACCTTCTCTGCCTGCCGGAGAACTACCAGATGAAGTACTATTTCTATCATGGCCTCTCTTGGCCCCAG CTTTCTTACATTGCTGAGGATGAGAATGGGAAGATTGTGGGCTACGTCTTGGCTAAAAT GGAAGAGGACCCAGACGATGTGCCCCATGGACATATCACCTCACTG GCTGTGAAGCGTTCCCACCGGCGCCTTGGCCTGGCTCAGAAGCTGATGGACCAGGCCTCTCGAGCCATGATAGAGAACTTCAATGCCAAATACGTCTCCCTGCATGTCAGGAAGAG TAACAGGGCCGCCCTGCATCTCTATTCCAACACCCTCAACTTTCA GATCAGCGAAGTGGAGCCCAAATACTATGCAGATGGGGAAGATGCGTATGCAATGAAGCGGGACCTCACGCAGATGGCTGATGAG CTGAGGCGGCACCTGGAGCTGAAGGAAAAGGGCAAGCACATGGTTCTGGCGGCCTTGGAGAACAAAGCGGAGAACAAAGGCAACGTGCTTCTGAGCTCAGGAGAGGCCTGTCGTGAGGAGAAGGGCCTGGCTGCTGAGGATAGTGGTGGGGACAGCAAGGACCTCAGTGAGGTCAGCGAGACCACAGAGAGCACAGATGTCAAAGACAGCTCAGAGgcctctgactctgcctcctag
- the Naa10 gene encoding N-alpha-acetyltransferase 10 isoform 2 (isoform 2 is encoded by transcript variant 2), with product MNIRNARPEDLMNMQHCNLLCLPENYQMKYYFYHGLSWPQLSYIAEDENGKIVGYVLAKMEEDPDDVPHGHITSLAVKRSHRRLGLAQKLMDQASRAMIENFNAKYVSLHVRKSNRAALHLYSNTLNFQISEVEPKYYADGEDAYAMKRDLTQMADEPASGPGSSCLLSGDLGPVSFHPLPSGLLAAAEAAPGAEGKGQAHGSGGLGEQSGEQRQRASELRRGLS from the exons ATGAACATCCGCAATGCTAGG CCCGAAGACCTGATGAACATGCAGCACTGCAACCTTCTCTGCCTGCCGGAGAACTACCAGATGAAGTACTATTTCTATCATGGCCTCTCTTGGCCCCAG CTTTCTTACATTGCTGAGGATGAGAATGGGAAGATTGTGGGCTACGTCTTGGCTAAAAT GGAAGAGGACCCAGACGATGTGCCCCATGGACATATCACCTCACTG GCTGTGAAGCGTTCCCACCGGCGCCTTGGCCTGGCTCAGAAGCTGATGGACCAGGCCTCTCGAGCCATGATAGAGAACTTCAATGCCAAATACGTCTCCCTGCATGTCAGGAAGAG TAACAGGGCCGCCCTGCATCTCTATTCCAACACCCTCAACTTTCA GATCAGCGAAGTGGAGCCCAAATACTATGCAGATGGGGAAGATGCGTATGCAATGAAGCGGGACCTCACGCAGATGGCTGATGAG CCAGCCTCAGGGCCTGGCTCCTCTTGTCTCCTGTCTGGAGACTTAGGCCCTGTCTCTTTCCACCCGCTTCCCTCTGGGCTCCTGGCGGCAGCTGAGGCGGCACCTGGAGCTGAAGGAAAAGGGCAAGCACATGGTTCTGGCGGCCTTGGAGAACAAAGCGGAGAACAAAGGCAACGTGCTTCTGAGCTCAGGAGAGGCCTGTCGTGA
- the Naa10 gene encoding N-alpha-acetyltransferase 10 isoform 3 (isoform 3 is encoded by transcript variant 3), whose product MNIRNARPEDLMNMQHCNLLCLPENYQMKYYFYHGLSWPQLSYIAEDENGKIVGYVLAKMEEDPDDVPHGHITSLAVKRSHRRLGLAQKLMDQASRAMIENFNAKYVSLHVRKSNRAALHLYSNTLNFQISEVEPKYYADGEDAYAMKRDLTQMADEPQGLAPLVSCLET is encoded by the exons ATGAACATCCGCAATGCTAGG CCCGAAGACCTGATGAACATGCAGCACTGCAACCTTCTCTGCCTGCCGGAGAACTACCAGATGAAGTACTATTTCTATCATGGCCTCTCTTGGCCCCAG CTTTCTTACATTGCTGAGGATGAGAATGGGAAGATTGTGGGCTACGTCTTGGCTAAAAT GGAAGAGGACCCAGACGATGTGCCCCATGGACATATCACCTCACTG GCTGTGAAGCGTTCCCACCGGCGCCTTGGCCTGGCTCAGAAGCTGATGGACCAGGCCTCTCGAGCCATGATAGAGAACTTCAATGCCAAATACGTCTCCCTGCATGTCAGGAAGAG TAACAGGGCCGCCCTGCATCTCTATTCCAACACCCTCAACTTTCA GATCAGCGAAGTGGAGCCCAAATACTATGCAGATGGGGAAGATGCGTATGCAATGAAGCGGGACCTCACGCAGATGGCTGATGAG CCTCAGGGCCTGGCTCCTCTTGTCTCCTGTCTGGAGACTTAG
- the Renbp gene encoding N-acylglucosamine 2-epimerase isoform 2 (isoform 2 is encoded by transcript variant 2), with protein MMDLGLLMLQDMEKERETLQVWKKRVEQELDRVIAFWMEHSHDQEHGGFFTCLGRDGKVWMYCRLYRSFERFRRVELLDAARAGGEFLLRYARVAPPGKKCAFVLTRDGRPVKVQRTIFSECFYTMAMNELWKVTGEVRYQSEAIEMMDQIIHWVREDPAGLGRPQLSGALATEPMAVPMMLLSLVEQLGEEDEELTNMYAELGDWCVHRILQHVQRDGQVVLENVSEDGKELPGCLGRHQNPGHTLEAGWFLLQYALRKGDPKLRMHIIDKFLLLPFHSGWDPEHGGLFYFQDADGLCPTQLEWNMKLWWPHSEAMIAFLMGYSDSGDPALLHLFYKVAEYTFRQFRDPEYGEWFGYLNQEGKVALTIKGGPFKGCFHVPRCLAMCEQILGALLQRLEPAPLDSSPAVSTHEGSK; from the exons ATGATGGACCTAGGACTCCTAATGTTACAG GACATGGAGAAGGAACGGGAGACACTGCAGGTCTGGAAGAAGCGTGTGGAACAAGAGCTTGATCGTGTGATCGCTTTCTGGATGGAGCATTCCCATGACCAGGAACACGG GGGCTTCTTCACATGTCTTGGCCGTGATGGGAAG GTATGGATGTATTGTCGCTTATACCGCAGTTTTGAGCGCTTCCGCCGTGTTGAGCTTCTGGATGCAGCAAGAGCAG GTGGTGAATTTTTGCTGCGTTATGCCCGGGTGGCACCACCTGGCAAGAAATGTGCTTTTGTGCTGACTCGGGATGGCCGGCCAGTGAAGGTGCAGCGGACCATTTTCAGCGAGTGCTTCTACACCATGGCCATGAATGAACTGTGGAAAGTAACGGGGGAAGTGCGTTATCAG AGTGAAGCCATAGAGATGATGGATCAGATCATCCACTGGGTACGGGAGGACCCGGCTGGGTTGGGCCGGCCTCAGCTCTCAGGGGCACTGGCCACAGAGCCCATGGCAGTGCCCATGATGCTGCTCAGCCTGGTGGAGCAGCTtggagaagaagatgaggagCTGACCAACATGTATGCAGAACTAGGGGACTGGTGTGTCCACAGGATTCTTCAGCATGTCCAG AGGGATGGACAAGTTGTACTGGAGaatgtatcagaggatggaaaAGAGCTTCCTGGTTGCCTTGGAAGACATCAGAACCCAG GCCACACACTGGAAGCTGGCTGGTTTCTGCTCCAGTATGCCCTCAGGAAAGGTGACCCCAAACTTCGAATGCACATCATTGACAAGTTTCTCTTATTGCCTTTCCACTCTGGATGGGACCCTGAACATGGAGGCCTCTTCTACTTCCAGGATGCGGATGGTCTCTGCCCTACCCAG CTGGAATGGAACATGAAGCTGTGGTGGCCACACAGTGAAGCCATGATTGCCTTCCTCATGGGTTATAGTGACAGTGGGGACCCTGCCTTGCTGCATCTCTTCTACAAGGTGGCTGAGTACACCTTCCGCCAG TTTCGTGATCCTGAGTATGGGGAATGGTTTGGCTACCTGAACCAAGAGGGAAAGGTGGCCCTCACCATCAAGGGAGGTCCTTTTAAAG GCTGCTTCCATGTGCCGCGGTGCCTGGCCATGTGCGAGCAGATTCTAGGAGCCCTACTCCAACGCCTTGAGCCCGCCCCCCTCGACTCCTCGCCCGCTGTCTCTACCCATGAAGGCTCGAAATAA
- the Renbp gene encoding N-acylglucosamine 2-epimerase isoform 1 (isoform 1 is encoded by transcript variant 1): MMDLGLLMLQDMEKERETLQVWKKRVEQELDRVIAFWMEHSHDQEHGGFFTCLGRDGKVYDHLKYVWLQGRQVWMYCRLYRSFERFRRVELLDAARAGGEFLLRYARVAPPGKKCAFVLTRDGRPVKVQRTIFSECFYTMAMNELWKVTGEVRYQSEAIEMMDQIIHWVREDPAGLGRPQLSGALATEPMAVPMMLLSLVEQLGEEDEELTNMYAELGDWCVHRILQHVQRDGQVVLENVSEDGKELPGCLGRHQNPGHTLEAGWFLLQYALRKGDPKLRMHIIDKFLLLPFHSGWDPEHGGLFYFQDADGLCPTQLEWNMKLWWPHSEAMIAFLMGYSDSGDPALLHLFYKVAEYTFRQFRDPEYGEWFGYLNQEGKVALTIKGGPFKGCFHVPRCLAMCEQILGALLQRLEPAPLDSSPAVSTHEGSK, from the exons ATGATGGACCTAGGACTCCTAATGTTACAG GACATGGAGAAGGAACGGGAGACACTGCAGGTCTGGAAGAAGCGTGTGGAACAAGAGCTTGATCGTGTGATCGCTTTCTGGATGGAGCATTCCCATGACCAGGAACACGG GGGCTTCTTCACATGTCTTGGCCGTGATGGGAAGGTATATGATCACCTCAAATATGTTTGGCTGCAGGGGAGGCAG GTATGGATGTATTGTCGCTTATACCGCAGTTTTGAGCGCTTCCGCCGTGTTGAGCTTCTGGATGCAGCAAGAGCAG GTGGTGAATTTTTGCTGCGTTATGCCCGGGTGGCACCACCTGGCAAGAAATGTGCTTTTGTGCTGACTCGGGATGGCCGGCCAGTGAAGGTGCAGCGGACCATTTTCAGCGAGTGCTTCTACACCATGGCCATGAATGAACTGTGGAAAGTAACGGGGGAAGTGCGTTATCAG AGTGAAGCCATAGAGATGATGGATCAGATCATCCACTGGGTACGGGAGGACCCGGCTGGGTTGGGCCGGCCTCAGCTCTCAGGGGCACTGGCCACAGAGCCCATGGCAGTGCCCATGATGCTGCTCAGCCTGGTGGAGCAGCTtggagaagaagatgaggagCTGACCAACATGTATGCAGAACTAGGGGACTGGTGTGTCCACAGGATTCTTCAGCATGTCCAG AGGGATGGACAAGTTGTACTGGAGaatgtatcagaggatggaaaAGAGCTTCCTGGTTGCCTTGGAAGACATCAGAACCCAG GCCACACACTGGAAGCTGGCTGGTTTCTGCTCCAGTATGCCCTCAGGAAAGGTGACCCCAAACTTCGAATGCACATCATTGACAAGTTTCTCTTATTGCCTTTCCACTCTGGATGGGACCCTGAACATGGAGGCCTCTTCTACTTCCAGGATGCGGATGGTCTCTGCCCTACCCAG CTGGAATGGAACATGAAGCTGTGGTGGCCACACAGTGAAGCCATGATTGCCTTCCTCATGGGTTATAGTGACAGTGGGGACCCTGCCTTGCTGCATCTCTTCTACAAGGTGGCTGAGTACACCTTCCGCCAG TTTCGTGATCCTGAGTATGGGGAATGGTTTGGCTACCTGAACCAAGAGGGAAAGGTGGCCCTCACCATCAAGGGAGGTCCTTTTAAAG GCTGCTTCCATGTGCCGCGGTGCCTGGCCATGTGCGAGCAGATTCTAGGAGCCCTACTCCAACGCCTTGAGCCCGCCCCCCTCGACTCCTCGCCCGCTGTCTCTACCCATGAAGGCTCGAAATAA